The following are encoded in a window of Nitrospiraceae bacterium genomic DNA:
- the aepX gene encoding phosphoenolpyruvate mutase has product MPSEPQPQKSTQFKKLLLSPKLEFICEAHNGLSAKIVEEAGFHGIWASGLSISAQFGVRDNNEASWTQVLDNLEFMSDAARIPILLDGDTGYGNFNNMQRLIRKLEQRHIAAVCIEDKLFPKTNSFLKGDTQPMADMEEFCGKIKAGKDAQSDPDFCIIARVEAFICGWGLAEALRRAEAYRQAGADGILIHSALAVPDEILAFKREWSNRSPVVIVPTKYYSTPTDVFRQHGFSMVIWANHMLRAAVATMQTTARVLKEQENLLFIEDNIVPVSEVFRLQGADELMQAEQRYLPKSADRASAIVLAASRGDELGELTEDKPKTMVNIRGVPLLAHIVDAYNSVGIKEILVVRGYKKEAVNLPNLTYVDNDAFAETGELDSLLKALQSKEARFQDTIVSYGDVLFNTYIPQALLQAKDDFVIFVDSDWQEKTSYTRLGGFAECTAPNSRKAFNAQIHLKQLGRTVPSDMIHGVWMGFFKVSAQGVTQLHEILTELLADPKHRKAGMAILFQELLRRNYPIRVLYTVGHWLDINSLDDVVEAGNF; this is encoded by the coding sequence ATGCCAAGCGAACCTCAGCCGCAAAAATCAACGCAATTCAAAAAACTCCTCTTGTCCCCCAAGCTTGAATTCATCTGCGAGGCTCATAATGGGCTGAGCGCCAAGATCGTGGAAGAAGCAGGATTCCATGGCATCTGGGCCAGCGGACTCTCGATCTCAGCGCAATTCGGGGTGCGAGATAACAACGAGGCCAGTTGGACCCAGGTTCTGGACAATCTGGAATTTATGTCTGACGCGGCCCGCATTCCAATTCTCCTTGATGGAGATACCGGCTACGGCAACTTCAATAATATGCAGCGTCTCATTCGCAAATTGGAACAACGGCATATCGCGGCCGTGTGCATTGAAGACAAGTTGTTTCCGAAGACGAATAGCTTTCTTAAGGGTGACACACAGCCCATGGCCGACATGGAAGAGTTTTGTGGAAAAATTAAAGCCGGAAAGGATGCGCAATCCGATCCGGATTTCTGCATCATCGCCCGCGTTGAAGCGTTCATCTGCGGATGGGGACTGGCGGAAGCCTTGCGACGGGCAGAGGCATATCGCCAGGCCGGAGCGGATGGCATTCTGATTCACAGTGCGCTGGCAGTACCGGATGAGATTCTGGCATTCAAGCGGGAATGGAGCAATCGTTCACCCGTGGTGATTGTGCCCACAAAATATTATTCCACTCCCACCGATGTGTTCCGGCAACATGGCTTTTCCATGGTGATTTGGGCGAATCACATGCTCCGCGCGGCCGTCGCCACCATGCAGACGACGGCTCGCGTTCTGAAAGAACAAGAAAATCTCTTATTCATTGAGGATAATATTGTGCCGGTCTCTGAAGTTTTCCGTCTGCAAGGTGCGGATGAACTCATGCAAGCCGAGCAGCGCTATCTTCCTAAAAGTGCCGACCGCGCATCGGCTATTGTCCTCGCCGCTTCCCGCGGTGATGAGTTAGGGGAGCTCACCGAAGACAAACCAAAAACCATGGTGAATATCCGGGGCGTCCCGCTCCTTGCTCATATCGTTGACGCCTACAACAGCGTCGGCATCAAGGAAATTCTTGTGGTCCGGGGGTATAAGAAAGAAGCCGTCAACCTTCCCAATCTGACCTATGTCGATAACGATGCTTTCGCGGAAACGGGAGAATTGGATTCCTTGTTGAAAGCGCTTCAATCAAAAGAAGCCCGATTCCAGGACACCATCGTATCCTATGGCGATGTGTTGTTTAACACGTACATTCCCCAGGCGCTGCTGCAAGCCAAGGATGACTTTGTTATTTTTGTGGATAGCGACTGGCAGGAAAAAACGAGTTATACGAGGCTTGGCGGGTTTGCCGAATGTACCGCTCCGAATTCCCGAAAGGCCTTTAACGCCCAGATTCATCTCAAGCAATTAGGCAGGACTGTCCCTTCAGACATGATCCATGGCGTATGGATGGGATTTTTTAAAGTCTCGGCTCAAGGAGTCACGCAGTTGCACGAGATCCTTACCGAACTTCTTGCCGACCCGAAACACCGGAAAGCAGGAATGGCCATCCTGTTCCAGGAGTTATTACGAAGAAACTATCCGATTAGGGTGCTCTATACCGTTGGGCATTGGCTGGATATTAACAGCCTCGATGATGTCGTGGAAGCTGGAAATTTCTAA
- a CDS encoding type II toxin-antitoxin system RelE/ParE family toxin: MPWYRVTYQLSILDDLQTTDQGMAQRLLDKTKWLASNVANLRHEPLDDDLPGLVQYAVGDWRILYSIDQDEHVVHIHRIATRRELYANRTAHQDS, encoded by the coding sequence ATGCCCTGGTATCGTGTCACCTATCAACTTTCAATCCTGGACGACCTTCAAACAACCGACCAGGGTATGGCCCAGCGTCTGTTGGACAAGACCAAGTGGTTAGCCTCGAATGTCGCCAATCTTCGGCATGAACCCCTGGACGACGATCTACCCGGTCTCGTCCAATACGCCGTGGGAGACTGGCGCATTCTCTACTCCATCGACCAGGACGAGCATGTCGTCCACATCCATCGAATTGCGACCAGGCGGGAACTGTACGCCAATCGCACCGCACATCAGGATTCATGA
- a CDS encoding carbohydrate porin — MRLYPTSMTLPSLNWLFFLLLLFPVQAFPEEIQPMEQLEKIIEKPKAARKSLKDEGILLEATNTMDILSNVSGGIRQKTTLTGDLDLLLTLDIKKLIPSWRGTVFVYGLGLYGDNPSQYVGDIQGVSNIAAVNTWKLFEAWYQHNLFQRFSLLAGLYDVTSEFDVIMSASTLFVNSSFGTGAEFGASGKTGPSTFPSTSLGVRAQAILTDSLMVRAVVADGIPGNPDDAHGTHIHLRKDDGLFGSMELAYYQYSKEDLTEPKKEMVKESPRRLTFRRIGRSAPIEYEAKVAYGFWGYTTSLDQLNKFNSSGEPVKQHGTYGMYGLAEYDVYHEKEDKDQGLTLFGRAGMADPNVNRISQYYGGGFVYKGLFPGRNIDGTGMGVAVAVNSHDYKQSQRRAGQRVESSEITLELTHSIFVNQNLIIQPDFQYVINPGTVPGRNNAVVVGMRLEVNLNN, encoded by the coding sequence ATGAGACTCTACCCGACAAGCATGACTCTTCCATCCTTAAATTGGCTATTTTTTTTGTTATTGTTGTTTCCCGTGCAAGCCTTTCCTGAAGAAATTCAGCCAATGGAACAGTTGGAAAAGATTATCGAAAAACCGAAGGCTGCCCGAAAAAGTTTGAAGGATGAGGGAATCCTTTTGGAAGCCACCAATACGATGGATATCCTCTCCAATGTTTCCGGCGGCATCCGGCAAAAAACCACTCTCACCGGGGATCTGGATCTTCTGCTCACACTGGATATAAAAAAATTAATTCCTAGTTGGAGAGGAACAGTCTTTGTGTATGGCTTGGGTTTGTATGGGGACAATCCCAGCCAATATGTCGGGGACATTCAAGGCGTGAGCAACATTGCGGCCGTGAATACCTGGAAACTGTTCGAAGCCTGGTACCAACACAATCTATTCCAACGATTTTCCCTGCTTGCCGGCCTGTATGATGTCACCTCGGAGTTCGATGTCATCATGTCTGCATCCACACTTTTTGTGAATAGCTCCTTCGGAACCGGGGCAGAATTCGGGGCCAGTGGAAAAACGGGCCCTTCCACCTTTCCTTCAACCTCTCTTGGGGTCCGGGCACAAGCTATCCTGACCGATTCCCTGATGGTTCGCGCCGTGGTCGCCGATGGCATTCCGGGCAATCCCGATGACGCTCACGGCACACACATCCATTTGCGAAAAGACGATGGTTTGTTCGGTTCCATGGAACTGGCGTATTACCAATACAGCAAAGAGGATTTAACCGAACCAAAGAAAGAAATGGTTAAAGAGAGCCCTCGTCGCCTGACCTTTCGTCGGATTGGAAGATCCGCCCCCATTGAATATGAAGCCAAAGTTGCCTACGGATTCTGGGGGTACACCACTTCTCTGGATCAACTCAACAAGTTCAATAGCTCGGGAGAACCTGTCAAACAACATGGCACTTACGGCATGTATGGATTAGCGGAATATGATGTGTATCATGAAAAGGAGGACAAAGATCAGGGACTGACCCTCTTTGGTCGAGCCGGAATGGCTGACCCCAATGTGAACCGCATTTCCCAGTACTATGGCGGTGGGTTCGTCTATAAAGGCTTATTTCCAGGGCGAAACATTGATGGAACCGGGATGGGAGTGGCCGTCGCGGTGAATAGCCATGATTATAAACAGTCTCAACGACGGGCAGGACAACGGGTTGAGAGTTCGGAGATCACGCTGGAATTGACTCATTCCATCTTTGTGAATCAAAACCTCATCATTCAACCGGATTTCCAATATGTCATTAATCCCGGCACGGTTCCCGGCAGGAATAACGCTGTTGTGGTGGGCATGCGGCTTGAGGTCAATCTCAATAATTGA
- a CDS encoding DUF4112 domain-containing protein: MYQIIHLQYKRVGTPIVRHSQTFEMAKFLADLLDRRYMIPGTSIRIGLDPVIGLIPYVGDVIVSFAGACILVVAAQSQLPKIVLVRMSLNIAINGMIGGIPILGDLFSIWFKSNVRNVELLERHVVGDRRTSTIGDWVFVVGLLLGIAFVVVGTVVGVIWLLARVWKILQGMP, translated from the coding sequence ATGTACCAAATTATTCATTTGCAGTATAAAAGGGTGGGGACTCCTATCGTGCGACATTCCCAAACATTTGAGATGGCCAAGTTTTTAGCGGACTTGCTGGATCGCCGCTATATGATTCCGGGAACTTCAATCCGGATTGGTTTGGATCCCGTCATTGGTCTCATTCCCTATGTGGGTGATGTCATCGTGAGTTTCGCTGGCGCATGTATTCTTGTTGTGGCTGCTCAGTCGCAACTTCCCAAAATCGTGTTAGTCCGTATGAGCCTGAACATTGCGATAAACGGCATGATCGGTGGCATTCCCATTCTCGGTGATCTTTTCTCTATCTGGTTCAAAAGTAATGTCAGAAATGTTGAGCTGCTGGAGCGTCACGTTGTTGGAGATCGTCGTACTTCAACCATAGGGGATTGGGTTTTCGTGGTGGGATTATTGCTAGGGATCGCTTTTGTCGTCGTGGGAACGGTAGTGGGGGTGATCTGGCTTCTCGCGCGTGTCTGGAAAATCCTACAGGGAATGCCATGA
- a CDS encoding SDR family oxidoreductase: MPQRLKDKVAVITGGNSGIGLATAKLFQAEGARVIITGRRKEAVETAVKEIGGASAGFVSDTGNLNDIADLYQQIHKTAGRIDVLFLNAGIAIFGPFDTVDEATFDRMVNVNFKGLFFNIQKASPLLNEGASIIINSSIADQKGFPNSSVYGATKAAVRNLARTLSSEFLERKIRVNALAPGPIDTPIFEKVGVPAEEVPGMKASFGDQNPMKRMGSSHEVATAALFLASDDSSYITGIDLTVDGGATQL; encoded by the coding sequence ATGCCTCAAAGACTCAAAGACAAAGTGGCCGTCATTACGGGTGGCAATAGCGGGATTGGTTTGGCCACAGCCAAATTATTTCAGGCTGAAGGGGCCAGGGTGATTATCACGGGAAGAAGAAAAGAGGCCGTGGAAACGGCAGTGAAAGAAATTGGAGGAGCGAGTGCCGGTTTCGTATCGGATACCGGGAATCTCAATGACATCGCGGATTTGTATCAACAGATTCACAAGACGGCGGGAAGGATCGATGTTCTCTTCCTCAATGCCGGCATTGCGATTTTTGGCCCATTTGACACCGTCGACGAAGCCACATTCGATAGGATGGTCAATGTCAATTTCAAAGGCCTGTTCTTCAATATTCAAAAAGCCTCTCCGCTTCTAAATGAAGGAGCATCGATCATTATCAATTCGTCCATCGCGGACCAGAAAGGATTTCCCAATTCCAGTGTCTATGGCGCAACCAAAGCGGCCGTTCGGAATCTGGCCAGAACCTTGTCGAGTGAATTTCTCGAAAGAAAAATCCGGGTAAACGCTCTAGCCCCTGGGCCAATTGATACCCCTATTTTTGAGAAAGTGGGCGTTCCTGCAGAAGAAGTTCCAGGCATGAAAGCCAGCTTTGGTGACCAAAACCCCATGAAACGAATGGGCAGCTCACATGAAGTTGCCACAGCCGCGCTATTTCTCGCATCAGATGATTCATCTTACATTACAGGGATTGACCTCACCGTCGATGGTGGCGCCACACAACTCTAA
- a CDS encoding cupin domain-containing protein, which translates to MKTLPLGDLSLETFLGEYWQKKPLLIRQALPGINPPIAADELAGLACEEEVESRLIIQNPVSDQWELSHGPFTDVTFSALPGAHWTLLVQAVDHWVPAAAEFLAQFYFIPSWRVDDLMISYSGDKGGVGPHYDNYDVFLVQVSGCRQWEVGGIYDETSPRRSDVPVKILSEWNPEQRWILEPGDLLYVPPRVGHNGIAVGEDCMTCSVGFRAPSHRDILLDYSESVGEALSEEVRYADPDLVPQANPGQITSEAVRKVQQILTRYVEDESKLAQWFGCYMTSPKYQDEETTPEGHRLEDVRTHLSEGGKLVRNEGSRFAFHEHGQNIWLFVDGRQYTCTALMTDLVKTLCAERQIGSEHFVPSEGHDSLLLDLLSHGSLYLSA; encoded by the coding sequence ATGAAAACTCTCCCTCTGGGCGATCTTTCACTTGAAACATTTTTAGGTGAATATTGGCAGAAGAAGCCGTTGTTGATTCGGCAGGCCCTGCCCGGGATCAATCCGCCGATTGCGGCTGATGAATTGGCTGGTCTCGCTTGCGAAGAAGAGGTCGAATCGAGGCTGATCATTCAAAATCCCGTAAGCGACCAATGGGAACTTTCTCATGGTCCGTTTACTGATGTGACATTTTCCGCTCTGCCAGGCGCGCATTGGACCTTGTTGGTCCAGGCTGTGGATCATTGGGTGCCGGCCGCCGCTGAGTTTCTTGCGCAATTTTATTTTATCCCCAGTTGGCGGGTTGATGATTTGATGATCAGCTATTCCGGCGACAAGGGGGGGGTCGGGCCCCATTATGATAACTATGATGTGTTTCTGGTGCAGGTCAGTGGCTGCCGCCAATGGGAAGTCGGGGGGATCTATGATGAAACATCTCCTCGCCGTTCGGATGTTCCGGTCAAGATCCTGTCCGAATGGAATCCGGAACAACGCTGGATATTGGAGCCGGGCGATCTGCTGTATGTACCCCCGCGTGTCGGACATAACGGGATAGCCGTGGGTGAGGATTGCATGACCTGTTCGGTGGGGTTTCGTGCGCCGTCTCATCGGGATATCTTGCTCGACTATTCCGAATCGGTGGGAGAAGCGCTGAGCGAAGAAGTCCGCTATGCGGATCCGGATCTGGTTCCTCAAGCCAATCCCGGCCAGATTACATCCGAGGCAGTTAGAAAAGTTCAGCAGATCCTTACCCGGTATGTCGAAGATGAGAGCAAGCTGGCTCAATGGTTTGGTTGTTACATGACCTCTCCGAAATACCAGGATGAGGAGACGACGCCGGAGGGACACCGTCTCGAAGATGTACGTACCCATCTTTCGGAGGGAGGAAAACTTGTCAGAAATGAAGGGTCACGTTTTGCGTTTCATGAACACGGACAGAATATCTGGTTATTTGTTGATGGGCGTCAGTACACCTGCACTGCGCTCATGACGGATCTGGTGAAAACCTTGTGCGCCGAACGCCAAATCGGTTCGGAGCACTTCGTCCCGTCGGAAGGGCATGATTCCCTACTTCTCGATTTGCTGAGCCATGGCAGTCTCTATCTTTCTGCCTGA
- a CDS encoding HNH nuclease family protein has product MGNAYRGRHKLRRLQKPAVDKPIDEILKGLRPKPAPSSNSSYREQSLKIHGLICAKCAREFDLKTRHLLTVHHKDGNHHNNPPDGSNWENLCVYCHDDEHSRGILGDYLRKAKEDKA; this is encoded by the coding sequence ATGGGGAATGCATACCGGGGTCGGCACAAACTGCGACGACTCCAAAAACCTGCCGTCGACAAACCCATTGACGAAATCCTGAAAGGACTGCGACCGAAGCCTGCACCCTCAAGCAACAGCTCCTATCGGGAACAGTCACTGAAGATTCACGGCCTGATTTGCGCCAAATGTGCTAGAGAATTCGATCTCAAGACCAGACACCTGCTCACGGTGCACCATAAAGACGGCAATCACCACAACAATCCGCCGGACGGGTCGAACTGGGAGAACCTCTGCGTATACTGCCACGATGATGAACACAGCCGGGGAATCCTTGGTGATTATTTGCGCAAGGCAAAAGAGGACAAGGCTTAG
- a CDS encoding VCBS repeat-containing protein, which translates to MKTQPPIVTAVMCFIALALFASRIYALETARVSVSTASVQSNNNSFQPALNENGQLVVFHSFGSNLVAGDTNGELDVFLRNRQTGETTRVSVATGGAQGNSLSRAPDLSDDGNLVSFESDATNMVAGDTNAKRDIFVRDRQAATTTRVSVATGGGQVNGNSFNSYLSGDGRFVAFDSVATNLVAGDTNGVSDVFVHDRQTGTTTRVSVATGGVQANGGSFLPALSMDGRFVAFHSSATNLVAGDTNGGTDVFVHDRQTGTTTRVSVATGGGQSTGSGGSSPAFAPDISADGRFVVFESVSNNLVAGDTNAVSDVFVHDRQTGTTTRVSVPTGGSPQTNEESVEPAISGDGRFVAFLSYATNLVPGGTSGNGDVFVHDRQTNTTTQMSVSTAGVKGNDFSCNPAISLDGHIVGMFSDSTNLVAGDTNGARDIFIRDRSVTFDLDGDGKADIVWRNTSSGSVEAWLMNGTALANAGFPGDLPLAWEIAKVGDVNGDGKADIVWRNTSNGAVAVWLMDGLTITSVGFPGSSPTNWEIGQIGDLDRNGTADFVWRNTINGATALWLMDGAAIKSTAFPGGVPLAWQIVGIADVNGDGRADVIWRKNTGVVALWLMNGSTITSVGFPATVPSGWNYEGSGDVDGNGTRDLFWRNASSGAVAVWLMNGATIALSANVANLASDREIEQVADTNGDGRPDLIIRNTVTGAVSVLVQGGGSGSPGTKSLDWEIKN; encoded by the coding sequence ATGAAGACTCAACCCCCAATAGTCACCGCAGTCATGTGCTTCATCGCGCTCGCTCTCTTCGCTTCACGAATTTATGCACTGGAGACGGCCAGGGTAAGTGTCAGCACGGCCAGCGTGCAGTCCAATAACAATAGTTTTCAGCCGGCCTTGAATGAAAACGGCCAATTGGTGGTGTTCCATTCTTTTGGGTCCAACCTGGTAGCGGGTGATACCAACGGTGAGCTAGATGTGTTCCTTCGTAACCGGCAGACCGGGGAGACCACACGGGTGAGCGTGGCGACAGGAGGAGCCCAGGGGAATTCCCTCAGTCGAGCCCCGGATTTGAGTGATGACGGAAATTTGGTCTCATTTGAGTCCGATGCTACCAACATGGTTGCCGGGGATACCAATGCAAAACGAGACATATTCGTCCGCGACCGCCAGGCGGCCACGACCACCAGGGTGAGCGTGGCCACGGGTGGGGGACAGGTGAATGGCAACAGCTTTAATTCCTATTTAAGCGGGGATGGTCGATTTGTGGCATTTGATTCGGTAGCCACGAATCTTGTGGCGGGGGATACGAATGGAGTCAGCGATGTGTTTGTGCATGACCGGCAGACGGGCACGACCACGCGGGTCAGTGTGGCAACCGGGGGCGTTCAGGCCAATGGTGGAAGTTTTTTACCCGCGCTCAGCATGGATGGGCGATTCGTGGCGTTTCATTCTTCGGCCACCAACCTCGTGGCAGGAGATACCAATGGAGGCACCGATGTGTTCGTGCATGACCGTCAGACGGGTACGACCACGCGGGTGAGTGTCGCCACGGGTGGGGGGCAGAGCACGGGATCAGGAGGGTCATCGCCTGCCTTTGCTCCCGATATCAGTGCGGACGGGCGATTCGTCGTTTTTGAGTCGGTATCGAATAACCTGGTGGCGGGAGATACGAATGCAGTCAGCGATGTGTTTGTGCATGACCGGCAGACGGGCACCACCACGCGGGTCAGTGTGCCGACAGGCGGGAGTCCTCAGACCAACGAGGAAAGTGTTGAGCCAGCCATCAGCGGGGACGGACGGTTTGTGGCGTTCCTGTCCTATGCCACGAATCTTGTGCCGGGCGGGACGAGTGGAAACGGAGACGTGTTCGTCCACGATCGCCAGACAAACACGACAACTCAGATGAGTGTGTCGACCGCAGGGGTGAAGGGCAATGATTTTAGTTGTAATCCTGCCATCAGTCTGGATGGGCATATTGTCGGAATGTTCTCCGATTCGACCAATCTCGTTGCAGGCGATACTAATGGGGCACGGGATATTTTTATCCGTGATCGTTCTGTGACCTTCGATCTGGATGGGGACGGTAAAGCAGATATTGTTTGGCGCAACACGAGTAGTGGGAGCGTAGAGGCATGGCTGATGAATGGGACGGCCCTGGCCAACGCCGGTTTCCCGGGGGACCTGCCGTTGGCATGGGAGATTGCAAAGGTGGGTGATGTGAATGGGGATGGCAAAGCGGATATCGTGTGGCGCAACACGAGTAACGGGGCCGTGGCCGTATGGTTAATGGATGGGCTGACGATCACGTCGGTCGGATTCCCGGGAAGTAGTCCCACGAATTGGGAGATTGGGCAGATCGGGGATCTGGACAGGAATGGCACGGCGGACTTTGTCTGGCGCAACACCATCAATGGCGCCACAGCGCTCTGGTTGATGGATGGCGCAGCGATTAAGTCCACCGCTTTCCCCGGCGGTGTGCCGTTGGCGTGGCAGATCGTGGGGATTGCTGATGTGAATGGAGATGGCAGGGCTGATGTCATTTGGCGGAAAAACACCGGCGTCGTGGCGTTATGGTTGATGAACGGGTCCACAATCACGTCGGTGGGCTTTCCGGCCACTGTCCCCTCGGGGTGGAACTATGAGGGGTCAGGGGATGTCGATGGCAATGGGACAAGAGATCTGTTCTGGAGAAATGCCAGCAGTGGAGCGGTTGCGGTGTGGTTGATGAATGGAGCGACCATTGCCTTATCCGCTAACGTAGCTAACCTGGCCTCTGACCGGGAAATCGAGCAAGTGGCAGATACCAATGGGGATGGGAGGCCGGACCTCATCATAAGGAATACCGTCACTGGGGCAGTGTCAGTGTTAGTGCAGGGGGGAGGGAGTGGATCCCCCGGTACGAAATCGCTTGACTGGGAAATAAAAAATTAG
- a CDS encoding peptidylprolyl isomerase — protein sequence MAKARARHILVSTEEACKNLKTQIEGGGDFAAAAKEHSTCPSGKQGGDLGEFGPGQMVKEFDEVVFSGELGKVHGPVKTQFGYHLLEITSRTP from the coding sequence ATGGCGAAAGCGCGCGCCCGTCACATTTTGGTCTCAACAGAAGAAGCATGCAAAAACTTAAAAACACAAATTGAGGGTGGTGGAGATTTTGCTGCCGCCGCAAAGGAACATTCCACCTGTCCATCAGGGAAACAAGGTGGCGATCTGGGCGAGTTCGGCCCGGGTCAAATGGTCAAAGAATTCGATGAGGTTGTGTTTAGCGGCGAACTCGGCAAGGTCCACGGCCCCGTCAAAACCCAGTTTGGCTATCATCTTCTTGAGATCACCAGCCGCACGCCATAA
- a CDS encoding YchJ family protein: MQCPCQSGKTFKQCCEPVITGVKQAATAEQLMRARYSAYTQVQMDFIEKTHDPKTIRDIDLEANRKWAETTKWTGLEILATKQGGVDDDAGLVEFKATFETEKGPQIHHELSEFRKHEGTWYFSDGKSPGVRTVVRSEAKIGRNDPCPCGSGKKYKKCCANS, from the coding sequence ATGCAGTGTCCGTGTCAGAGCGGAAAGACCTTCAAACAATGCTGTGAGCCCGTGATCACTGGAGTGAAACAGGCAGCGACTGCCGAACAACTCATGCGGGCCAGATATTCGGCCTATACGCAAGTCCAGATGGATTTCATCGAAAAGACCCATGATCCCAAAACCATACGCGACATTGACCTTGAGGCCAATCGCAAGTGGGCAGAAACCACCAAGTGGACGGGGTTAGAAATTCTTGCGACCAAACAGGGCGGAGTGGACGACGATGCGGGCCTCGTCGAATTCAAAGCCACGTTTGAGACCGAAAAAGGCCCTCAAATCCATCATGAGTTGAGCGAGTTTCGGAAACATGAAGGGACCTGGTATTTCTCAGACGGCAAAAGTCCCGGAGTTCGAACCGTCGTGCGTAGCGAGGCGAAGATTGGACGGAACGATCCGTGCCCCTGCGGCAGCGGGAAAAAGTATAAAAAATGCTGTGCGAACTCCTGA
- a CDS encoding GNAT family N-acetyltransferase, which translates to MNDIQWNIKTFQELESDQLYDLLKLRVEVFVVEQHCAYRELDEYDRHPETRHISGRSEGGELIAYARILPPGLCHAEVNLGRFVVKADFRQQGIGHQLLQTALQEISHRWPEVPIKMSAQSHLHRFYAQYGFIQVSDGYLEDGIPHVDMVKDTTV; encoded by the coding sequence ATGAACGATATTCAGTGGAACATTAAGACTTTTCAAGAATTGGAATCGGATCAGTTATATGACCTCCTGAAGCTGCGCGTGGAGGTGTTTGTGGTGGAGCAACACTGTGCCTATCGGGAATTGGATGAGTATGACCGGCATCCGGAAACCAGGCACATTTCTGGACGCAGTGAAGGTGGGGAATTGATTGCCTATGCGCGGATTCTTCCACCTGGACTCTGTCACGCTGAGGTGAATCTGGGGCGGTTTGTGGTGAAGGCAGATTTTCGTCAGCAGGGGATTGGGCACCAATTGTTACAGACAGCCTTGCAGGAGATATCCCATCGTTGGCCTGAGGTGCCTATTAAAATGTCGGCACAAAGTCACCTACACCGATTCTATGCGCAATATGGGTTTATCCAAGTGTCCGATGGCTATCTCGAAGATGGGATCCCTCACGTTGATATGGTGAAGGATACGACAGTATGA
- a CDS encoding type II toxin-antitoxin system Phd/YefM family antitoxin, with protein sequence MKTVNVYEAKTHLSQLLDLAASGEEVVIARAGRPMAKLIPYQVKQQSRKPGSWKGKVKISKDFDELPENLSRIFRGKAG encoded by the coding sequence ATGAAAACGGTAAATGTCTATGAAGCCAAGACTCACCTTTCGCAACTGCTCGATTTAGCGGCATCTGGGGAAGAAGTGGTTATTGCTCGAGCTGGAAGACCAATGGCTAAGCTCATTCCCTATCAAGTTAAACAACAGTCGAGAAAACCAGGGTCCTGGAAGGGCAAAGTCAAAATCTCCAAGGATTTTGATGAACTTCCCGAAAATCTCTCTCGGATTTTCAGGGGCAAGGCTGGGTGA